Proteins encoded within one genomic window of Mya arenaria isolate MELC-2E11 chromosome 13, ASM2691426v1:
- the LOC128212981 gene encoding telomere-associated protein RIF1-like isoform X1 has translation MPRRSVRIQNMTSSYSRGHRLNPLKKHIGRRTGKNVLAGKKIRRNADGLDNFDDYMSESDADLTRDVDCMSEIHEESEGSQSSQGDGKENFSRGYMTSLSQGNYTASQLSQFSQGSKIENRSRFAWLRTKNTKVGRRTGKDYAHKDIRKDEHGLEVFDDYLSESDVSTYSRYSSGSSDLKASRLEMDKSSRQSLGRNDSDVSAHKVLRNDVSRQAGQSHSDMVDGQNTDSPSDADEETIEENVSHSKESVSKTLSQHERLDKDIRSESESVSLEESSKSNVRKSQLGTTSKSRSTDSVHVVENISNFVNNQSARTSLSKTPTPRKKARINNSDTGGKHEKQSSQNDVKTTRPLRKSPRKSISALKSTVEKSSESDNVDSETENEEETTEYENKHESRERKSQTFKQAVQTSVESTESDHVDNQGEYDNDSGEHIEDSGPIAGEESKDLGRRKSLSSVRANRQIKRSSRKSPSKNLSKGGISDNQTEDHEECIEGEENKNSGSRKSQSFLQTSRSSRTSLRKSSRKGKTIETETEDDTETIESQKDISKNAGGRRSQSHVQTNKSSKESLSKIGSSYEGNVDHSKKGDNIDKIKEDDKKAPQAKEDGRNSLGRNSQSFVQSRRSSRKSPRKSSAAQLNISEKSNNESDKFMESGPVESESDGYQETSEGKTDVTNRSGIRKKHVFVKTNTSLRKSPRRSSLGADIIGEMSERRVKTVESNNNDHDLEEDESDGNQIDTTENETKQASKCQDSRRQSKNLSETVNKTDGNIHEKQSKSEIRIVSSESYQDDEVELEKHDTVETEDSEVQTEEHDTEETEDSRLQTEEHDTEETEKHDTRETEEHDTEETEDSQLQTEEHDTEETEEHDTVETEEHDTEETEGHDTEETEEHDTLDTEEHDTEETEEHDTEEAEEHDTEGHEDSELQTEDGQPQSGDEPANDSNNDNDNDLSLAPSQALSHIDHAGNRSGSISKVDIPSSVVSFNRTKKRLSYSAMEASDDSIKSRRDRINQANAELKQDAKSTRSSYSTESEFLSIAERTKHHNNQTAAADELDDDTDSIIIVEEVKHKLTARESPNNQTQNKSKRKSSVNHVKLKTKLKKPRATKGRKTANVVQSEAVDAVSKKDVYRKKSAKVSVSVNDVYNINVSDDLEGEDTSRLGENKHEKSVKEKQNTKTTAKPNEVIAEVVLKKRKLSFSACETAGLSDNIDSNVHVPQYSNIDQGSPLGVTAGKRKSSSEEDNDSYSYKTSPKKQKTKSNRKLKHTSDESISRKKSVKKVLKTKNKKDLKTDSLQESEDAEISPSESQNMGKKSSKKNKNNIESEAKKSKQKKKSAILPKGQKKGKSSLPEDDDDDGLLVDATGGSQQFSPVALSTPATGHKKKVSTKFGSGVSFRHRSMLPEDNGSCYLSGMNVEVEVEPLSDLTPCISRPGAARKSRGRRVTICPEKPQENVIQGDGPEESEDWQEQDMRTFVAKKFRHSMGLSVTGLPDTDSTPQHICETTRRESVKGSAECTENGIIISGLIHPEESVDGLRRSKRTRLRPIAWYKNERVVVELSDESGPRIVGVKPASIDHHMKIMEEKRKKRKLMFQIRKQSTRSKDLKQRKLSIHGSLPDDAVEDPDVYVSCVNQATGAEDDIECIAKVDRFKPTGPNQRSPTSRDPYLLTHQLNHHCMSLGKLELRPHATKPDHLNVHDFVCFSIEYGKVLVKIHQTATVLETGDSFLVPVGNTYSIKNLRDDDARLGFVVGKSSSIAETASLQDDTS, from the exons atgccGCGGCGGTCCGTCAGAATCcagaat ATGACTTCATCCTACTCAAGAGGACACAGACTCAACCCTTTGAAAAAACATATTGGAAG ACGCACTGGGAAGAATGTGCTGGCTGGAAAAAAGATCAGGAGAAATGCGGATGGCTTGGACAACTTTGATGACTACATGTCAGAATCAG ATGCTGACCTCACACGAGATGTTGACTGCATGTCTGAAATCCATGAAGAGTCAGAAGGTTCACAGAGCTCCCAAGGAGATGGAAAGGAGAATTTCTCCCGGGGCTACATGACTTCTCTCTCCCAGGGAAACTATACAGCCAGCCAGCTGTCACAGTTCAGTCAG GGCAGTAAAATTGAAAATCGATCTCGATTTGCTTGGCTTagaacaaaaaacaccaaagtTGGCAG GAGGACTGGAAAGGATTATGCACACAAGGACATAAGGAAAGATGAGCATGGTTTAGAGGTCTTTGATGATTACCTGTCTGAGTCTG ATGTGTCTACATATTCTAGATATAGTAGTGGCAGCTCAGATTTGAAAGCGAGTAGATTGGAGATGGACAAAAGTAGTCGTCAGAGTTTAGGAAGAAATGATTCTGATGTTTCTGCCCATAAAGTATTAAGAAATGATGTTTCAAGGCAAGCTGGACAGTCTCACTCAGACATGGTTGATGGGCAAAACACTGACAGTCCATCAGATGCTGATGAAGAGACAATAGAAGAAAATGTATCACATTCAAAAGAAAGTGTATCAAAGACTTTAAGTCagcatgaaaggcttgacaaaGACATCAGAAGTGAATCTGAATCTGTATCTTTAGAAGAAAGTTCCAAATCAAATGTAAGGAAATCTCAATTGGGAACCACAAGTAAATCCAGAAGTACTGACAGTGTGCATGTAGTTGAAAACATAagtaattttgtaaataatcaGAGTGCAAGGACAAGTTTAAGTAAAACTCCCACACCAAGAAAAAAAGCAAGAATAAATAATAGTGATACAGGTGGTAAACACGAAAAGCAGTCAAGTCAAAATGATGTAAAAACCACCAGACCTTTAAGAAAATCTCCACGAAAAAGCATTTCAGCCTTGAAAAGTACTGTAGAAAAATCTAGTGAGAGTGACAATGTTGATTCTGAAACTGAAAATGAAGAAGAAACAACtgaatatgaaaacaaacatgaatctAGAGAAAGAAAGAGTCAGACATTTAAACAAGCTGTTCAAACATCTGTAGAGAGTACTGAGAGTGATCATGTTGATAATCAAGGTGAATATGATAATGACAGTGGAGAACATATTGAAGACTCTGGGCCCATTGCTGGTGAAGAAAGTAAGGACCTTGGCAGAAGGAAAAGTCTGAGTTCTGTACGAGCAAACAGACAAATAAAAAGGTCGTCAAGAAAATCCCCAAGTAAAAACTTGTCAAAAGGTGGAATAAGTGACAATCAAACTGAAGATCATGAAGAATGTATTGAGGGTGAAGAGAATAAGAATTCTGGAAGCAGAAAGAGTCAGAGCTTTTTACAAACAAGCAGGTCATCAAGAACATCCCTTAGAAAAAGCTCTAGAAAAGGTAAAACCattgaaactgaaactgaagaTGATACAGAAACTATTGAGAGTCAAAAAGATATAAGCAAAAATGCAGGTGGAAGAAGAAGCCAGAGTCATgtgcaaacaaacaaatcatCCAAAGAATCACTGAGTAAAATAGGCTCAAGTTACGAAGGCAATGTAGATCATTCAAAGAAAGGTgataatattgacaaaatcaaGGAAGATGACAAAAAGGCACCCCAAGCTAAAGAAGATGGTAGGAATTCTTTGGGAAGAAACAGTCAGAGCTTTGTTCAATCTAGAAGGTCCTCTAGAAAATCCCCAAGAAAAAGCTCAGCAGCTCAGctaaatatttcagaaaagtcGAACAATGAAAGCGATAAGTTTATGGAGAGTGGCCCTGTTGAAAGTGAATCTGATGGTTATCAAGAGACAAGTGAGGGTAAAACAGATGTCACTAATAGATCtggaataagaaaaaaacatgtatttgtaaaaactAATACTTCACTTAGAAAATCCCCTAGGAGAAGCTCATTAGGAGCAGACATCATTGGAGAAATGTCTGAGAGAAGAGTTAAAACTGTAGAAAGTAACAATAACGATCATGACCTGGAAGAAGATGAAAGTGATGGTAATCAAATAGATAcaactgaaaatgaaacaaagcagGCTAGCAAATGTCAAGATTCAAGAAGACAAAGCAAGAATTTATCTGAAACAGTCAATAAAACAGACGGTAACATTCATGAAAAACAATCTAAATCTGAAATCAGAATTGTGTCCAGTGAATCATATCAGGATGACGAGGTTGAGCTGGAGAAACATGATACAGTGGAAACTGAAGACAGTGAGGTCCAGACTGAAGAACATGATACCGAGGAAACTGAAGACAGTAGGCTCCAGACAGAAGAACATGATACCGAGGAAACAGAAAAACATGATACCAGGGAAACTGAAGAACATGATACCGAAGAAACTGAAGACAGTCAGCTCCAGACTGAAGAACATGATACGGAGGAAACTGAAGAACATGATACGGTGGAAACTGAAGAACATGATACTGAGGAAACTGAAGGACATGATACGGAGGAAACTGAAGAACATGATACGCTGGACACTGAAGAACATGATACCGAGGAAACTGAAGAACATGATACTGAGGAAGCTGAAGAACATGATACCGAGGGACATGAAGACAGTGAGCTCCAGACTGAAGATGGTCAACCTCAGTCTGGTGATGAGCCTGCAAATGACAGCAATAATGACAATGATAATGATCTCAGCCTTGCTCCCTCCCAGGCGCTGTCACATATAGACCATGCTGGCAACAGAAGTGGCTCAATCAGCAAAGTGGATATTCCGTCATCAGTTGTCAGCTTTAACAGAAcaaaaaaaag GTTGTCATATTCTGCGATGGAAGCCAGTGATGATTCAATTAAATCTAGGAGAGACAG AATCAATCAAGCCAACGCTGAATTAAAACAAGATGCCAAAAGTACAAGGAGTTCATACAGCACAGAATCTGAGTTTCTGAGCATAGCAGAGCGAACAAAGCATCATAACAATCAAACTGCAGCAGCAGATGAGTTGGACGACGACACTGACAGCATTATAATTGTTGAAGAAGTAAAACATAAACTAACTGCTAGAGAATCACCCAACAATCAAACACAGAACAAATCAAAGAGAAAGAGCAGTGTGAATCatgtgaaattaaaaacaaagttgAAAAAGCCACGTGCAACCAAGGGCAGAAAGACAGCTAACGTTGTTCAATCTGAAGCTGTCGATGCCGTAAGTAAAAAAGATGTATATAGAAAGAAATCAGCGAAAGTCAGTGTTAGTGTAAATGATGTGTATAACATAAATGTTTCTGATGACTTGGAAGGTGAGGATACTTCTAGACTTGgtgaaaataaacatgaaaaaagcgttaaggaaaaacaaaatactaaaacaacagcaaaaccTAATGAAGTTATAGCGGAAGtggttttaaaaaagagaaaacttaGCTTTAGTGCTTGTGAAACTGCAGGCTTAAGTGATAACATTgattcaaatgtacatgttcCACAATATAGTAACATCGATCAAGGAAGCCCTTTAGGAGTAACAGCTGGGAAGAGAAAATCATCATCTGAAGAAGATAATGACAGTTATAGTTATAAAACTAGTCCTAAGAAACAAAAAACTAAAAGCAACAGAAAATTGAAACATACTTCTGATGAGAGCATTTCTAGGAAAAAATCTGTAAAGAAAGttttgaaaactaaaaataagaaagatttaaAGACTGATTCCCTTCAAGAATCTGAAGATGCTGAAATTAGTCCAAGTGAAAGTCAAAATATGGGAAAAAAGTCATCCAAgaagaacaaaaacaacattgaaagtGAAGCCaaaaaatctaaacaaaagaaaaaatcTGCCATTTTACCAAAGGGGCAGAAAAAAGGGAAGAGTAGTTTACccgaagatgatgatgatgatggtctTTTAGTAGATGCCACAGGTGGCAGTCAACAGTTTAGTCCAGTGGCGTTAAGCACACCTGCAACTGGACACAAAAAGAAGG TTTCCACCAAATTCGGAAGTGGCGTGTCGTTCCGTCATAGATCAATGCTGCCCGAGGATAATGGTTCTTGTTATCTCA GTGGAATGAATGTAGAGGTCGAGGTGGAGCCGTTGTCGGACCTGACTCCGTGTATCTCTCGCCCTGGGGCTGCCCGCAAGTCACGTGGCCGCCGGGTCACCATCTGCCCCGAAAAACCTCAGGAAAATGTTATCCAAGGAGATGGACCAGAAGAATCTGAGGACTGGCAGGAACAGGATATGAGGACATTTGTAGCCAAAAAGTTCCGACACAGCATGGGATTGTCTG TGACTGGGTTACCAGATACTGACTCAACCCCACAACACATATGTGAGACAACTCGGCGCGAGTCAGTGAAAGGGTCTGCTGAATGTACTGAAAATGGCATCATAATATCTGGCCTTA tCCACCCAGAGGAGTCTGTTGACGGACTCCGGCGCTCAAAGAGAACACGCCTGCGTCCCATCGCCTGGTACAAGAATGAGAGGGTCGTCGTTGAATTATCTGACGAGTCAG GTCCAAGAATTGTTGGTGTAAAACCAGCCAGTATAGACCATCATATGAAGATAATGGAGGAAAAACGCAAGAAAAGGAAGCTCATGTTCCAGA TCCGCAAGCAAAGTACCAGAAGCAAGGATTTGAAGCAGAGGAAGTTGTCGATCCATGGATCTCTGCCGGATGATGCTGTAGAGGATCCGGATGTCTATGTTTCTTGCGTCAACCAGGCCACAGGGGCCGAGGATGATATTG AATGCATTGCCAAGGTGGACAGGTTCAAGCCAACCGGTCCCAACCAGAGGAGCCCCACGTCCCGAGACCCATATCTGCTCACCCACCAGTTAAATCACCACTGTATGTCGTTGGGGAAGCTAGAACTTCGGCCTCATGCAACCAAGCCAGACCATCTCAATGTCCATGACTTTGTG TGTTTTTCCATAGAGTATGGGAAAGTTCTGGTGAAGATCCACCAGACAGCTACTGTGTTGGAGACAGGTGATTCTTTCCTCGTCCCAGTGG GTAACACGTACAGCATCAAGAATCTGCGAGATGATGATGCGAGACTGGGATTTGTGGTTGGGAAAAGCTCCAGTATAGCAGAGACCGCCAGCTTACAAGACGACACCAGCTGA
- the LOC128212981 gene encoding telomere-associated protein RIF1-like isoform X2, protein MTSSYSRGHRLNPLKKHIGRRTGKNVLAGKKIRRNADGLDNFDDYMSESDADLTRDVDCMSEIHEESEGSQSSQGDGKENFSRGYMTSLSQGNYTASQLSQFSQGSKIENRSRFAWLRTKNTKVGRRTGKDYAHKDIRKDEHGLEVFDDYLSESDVSTYSRYSSGSSDLKASRLEMDKSSRQSLGRNDSDVSAHKVLRNDVSRQAGQSHSDMVDGQNTDSPSDADEETIEENVSHSKESVSKTLSQHERLDKDIRSESESVSLEESSKSNVRKSQLGTTSKSRSTDSVHVVENISNFVNNQSARTSLSKTPTPRKKARINNSDTGGKHEKQSSQNDVKTTRPLRKSPRKSISALKSTVEKSSESDNVDSETENEEETTEYENKHESRERKSQTFKQAVQTSVESTESDHVDNQGEYDNDSGEHIEDSGPIAGEESKDLGRRKSLSSVRANRQIKRSSRKSPSKNLSKGGISDNQTEDHEECIEGEENKNSGSRKSQSFLQTSRSSRTSLRKSSRKGKTIETETEDDTETIESQKDISKNAGGRRSQSHVQTNKSSKESLSKIGSSYEGNVDHSKKGDNIDKIKEDDKKAPQAKEDGRNSLGRNSQSFVQSRRSSRKSPRKSSAAQLNISEKSNNESDKFMESGPVESESDGYQETSEGKTDVTNRSGIRKKHVFVKTNTSLRKSPRRSSLGADIIGEMSERRVKTVESNNNDHDLEEDESDGNQIDTTENETKQASKCQDSRRQSKNLSETVNKTDGNIHEKQSKSEIRIVSSESYQDDEVELEKHDTVETEDSEVQTEEHDTEETEDSRLQTEEHDTEETEKHDTRETEEHDTEETEDSQLQTEEHDTEETEEHDTVETEEHDTEETEGHDTEETEEHDTLDTEEHDTEETEEHDTEEAEEHDTEGHEDSELQTEDGQPQSGDEPANDSNNDNDNDLSLAPSQALSHIDHAGNRSGSISKVDIPSSVVSFNRTKKRLSYSAMEASDDSIKSRRDRINQANAELKQDAKSTRSSYSTESEFLSIAERTKHHNNQTAAADELDDDTDSIIIVEEVKHKLTARESPNNQTQNKSKRKSSVNHVKLKTKLKKPRATKGRKTANVVQSEAVDAVSKKDVYRKKSAKVSVSVNDVYNINVSDDLEGEDTSRLGENKHEKSVKEKQNTKTTAKPNEVIAEVVLKKRKLSFSACETAGLSDNIDSNVHVPQYSNIDQGSPLGVTAGKRKSSSEEDNDSYSYKTSPKKQKTKSNRKLKHTSDESISRKKSVKKVLKTKNKKDLKTDSLQESEDAEISPSESQNMGKKSSKKNKNNIESEAKKSKQKKKSAILPKGQKKGKSSLPEDDDDDGLLVDATGGSQQFSPVALSTPATGHKKKVSTKFGSGVSFRHRSMLPEDNGSCYLSGMNVEVEVEPLSDLTPCISRPGAARKSRGRRVTICPEKPQENVIQGDGPEESEDWQEQDMRTFVAKKFRHSMGLSVTGLPDTDSTPQHICETTRRESVKGSAECTENGIIISGLIHPEESVDGLRRSKRTRLRPIAWYKNERVVVELSDESGPRIVGVKPASIDHHMKIMEEKRKKRKLMFQIRKQSTRSKDLKQRKLSIHGSLPDDAVEDPDVYVSCVNQATGAEDDIECIAKVDRFKPTGPNQRSPTSRDPYLLTHQLNHHCMSLGKLELRPHATKPDHLNVHDFVCFSIEYGKVLVKIHQTATVLETGDSFLVPVGNTYSIKNLRDDDARLGFVVGKSSSIAETASLQDDTS, encoded by the exons ATGACTTCATCCTACTCAAGAGGACACAGACTCAACCCTTTGAAAAAACATATTGGAAG ACGCACTGGGAAGAATGTGCTGGCTGGAAAAAAGATCAGGAGAAATGCGGATGGCTTGGACAACTTTGATGACTACATGTCAGAATCAG ATGCTGACCTCACACGAGATGTTGACTGCATGTCTGAAATCCATGAAGAGTCAGAAGGTTCACAGAGCTCCCAAGGAGATGGAAAGGAGAATTTCTCCCGGGGCTACATGACTTCTCTCTCCCAGGGAAACTATACAGCCAGCCAGCTGTCACAGTTCAGTCAG GGCAGTAAAATTGAAAATCGATCTCGATTTGCTTGGCTTagaacaaaaaacaccaaagtTGGCAG GAGGACTGGAAAGGATTATGCACACAAGGACATAAGGAAAGATGAGCATGGTTTAGAGGTCTTTGATGATTACCTGTCTGAGTCTG ATGTGTCTACATATTCTAGATATAGTAGTGGCAGCTCAGATTTGAAAGCGAGTAGATTGGAGATGGACAAAAGTAGTCGTCAGAGTTTAGGAAGAAATGATTCTGATGTTTCTGCCCATAAAGTATTAAGAAATGATGTTTCAAGGCAAGCTGGACAGTCTCACTCAGACATGGTTGATGGGCAAAACACTGACAGTCCATCAGATGCTGATGAAGAGACAATAGAAGAAAATGTATCACATTCAAAAGAAAGTGTATCAAAGACTTTAAGTCagcatgaaaggcttgacaaaGACATCAGAAGTGAATCTGAATCTGTATCTTTAGAAGAAAGTTCCAAATCAAATGTAAGGAAATCTCAATTGGGAACCACAAGTAAATCCAGAAGTACTGACAGTGTGCATGTAGTTGAAAACATAagtaattttgtaaataatcaGAGTGCAAGGACAAGTTTAAGTAAAACTCCCACACCAAGAAAAAAAGCAAGAATAAATAATAGTGATACAGGTGGTAAACACGAAAAGCAGTCAAGTCAAAATGATGTAAAAACCACCAGACCTTTAAGAAAATCTCCACGAAAAAGCATTTCAGCCTTGAAAAGTACTGTAGAAAAATCTAGTGAGAGTGACAATGTTGATTCTGAAACTGAAAATGAAGAAGAAACAACtgaatatgaaaacaaacatgaatctAGAGAAAGAAAGAGTCAGACATTTAAACAAGCTGTTCAAACATCTGTAGAGAGTACTGAGAGTGATCATGTTGATAATCAAGGTGAATATGATAATGACAGTGGAGAACATATTGAAGACTCTGGGCCCATTGCTGGTGAAGAAAGTAAGGACCTTGGCAGAAGGAAAAGTCTGAGTTCTGTACGAGCAAACAGACAAATAAAAAGGTCGTCAAGAAAATCCCCAAGTAAAAACTTGTCAAAAGGTGGAATAAGTGACAATCAAACTGAAGATCATGAAGAATGTATTGAGGGTGAAGAGAATAAGAATTCTGGAAGCAGAAAGAGTCAGAGCTTTTTACAAACAAGCAGGTCATCAAGAACATCCCTTAGAAAAAGCTCTAGAAAAGGTAAAACCattgaaactgaaactgaagaTGATACAGAAACTATTGAGAGTCAAAAAGATATAAGCAAAAATGCAGGTGGAAGAAGAAGCCAGAGTCATgtgcaaacaaacaaatcatCCAAAGAATCACTGAGTAAAATAGGCTCAAGTTACGAAGGCAATGTAGATCATTCAAAGAAAGGTgataatattgacaaaatcaaGGAAGATGACAAAAAGGCACCCCAAGCTAAAGAAGATGGTAGGAATTCTTTGGGAAGAAACAGTCAGAGCTTTGTTCAATCTAGAAGGTCCTCTAGAAAATCCCCAAGAAAAAGCTCAGCAGCTCAGctaaatatttcagaaaagtcGAACAATGAAAGCGATAAGTTTATGGAGAGTGGCCCTGTTGAAAGTGAATCTGATGGTTATCAAGAGACAAGTGAGGGTAAAACAGATGTCACTAATAGATCtggaataagaaaaaaacatgtatttgtaaaaactAATACTTCACTTAGAAAATCCCCTAGGAGAAGCTCATTAGGAGCAGACATCATTGGAGAAATGTCTGAGAGAAGAGTTAAAACTGTAGAAAGTAACAATAACGATCATGACCTGGAAGAAGATGAAAGTGATGGTAATCAAATAGATAcaactgaaaatgaaacaaagcagGCTAGCAAATGTCAAGATTCAAGAAGACAAAGCAAGAATTTATCTGAAACAGTCAATAAAACAGACGGTAACATTCATGAAAAACAATCTAAATCTGAAATCAGAATTGTGTCCAGTGAATCATATCAGGATGACGAGGTTGAGCTGGAGAAACATGATACAGTGGAAACTGAAGACAGTGAGGTCCAGACTGAAGAACATGATACCGAGGAAACTGAAGACAGTAGGCTCCAGACAGAAGAACATGATACCGAGGAAACAGAAAAACATGATACCAGGGAAACTGAAGAACATGATACCGAAGAAACTGAAGACAGTCAGCTCCAGACTGAAGAACATGATACGGAGGAAACTGAAGAACATGATACGGTGGAAACTGAAGAACATGATACTGAGGAAACTGAAGGACATGATACGGAGGAAACTGAAGAACATGATACGCTGGACACTGAAGAACATGATACCGAGGAAACTGAAGAACATGATACTGAGGAAGCTGAAGAACATGATACCGAGGGACATGAAGACAGTGAGCTCCAGACTGAAGATGGTCAACCTCAGTCTGGTGATGAGCCTGCAAATGACAGCAATAATGACAATGATAATGATCTCAGCCTTGCTCCCTCCCAGGCGCTGTCACATATAGACCATGCTGGCAACAGAAGTGGCTCAATCAGCAAAGTGGATATTCCGTCATCAGTTGTCAGCTTTAACAGAAcaaaaaaaag GTTGTCATATTCTGCGATGGAAGCCAGTGATGATTCAATTAAATCTAGGAGAGACAG AATCAATCAAGCCAACGCTGAATTAAAACAAGATGCCAAAAGTACAAGGAGTTCATACAGCACAGAATCTGAGTTTCTGAGCATAGCAGAGCGAACAAAGCATCATAACAATCAAACTGCAGCAGCAGATGAGTTGGACGACGACACTGACAGCATTATAATTGTTGAAGAAGTAAAACATAAACTAACTGCTAGAGAATCACCCAACAATCAAACACAGAACAAATCAAAGAGAAAGAGCAGTGTGAATCatgtgaaattaaaaacaaagttgAAAAAGCCACGTGCAACCAAGGGCAGAAAGACAGCTAACGTTGTTCAATCTGAAGCTGTCGATGCCGTAAGTAAAAAAGATGTATATAGAAAGAAATCAGCGAAAGTCAGTGTTAGTGTAAATGATGTGTATAACATAAATGTTTCTGATGACTTGGAAGGTGAGGATACTTCTAGACTTGgtgaaaataaacatgaaaaaagcgttaaggaaaaacaaaatactaaaacaacagcaaaaccTAATGAAGTTATAGCGGAAGtggttttaaaaaagagaaaacttaGCTTTAGTGCTTGTGAAACTGCAGGCTTAAGTGATAACATTgattcaaatgtacatgttcCACAATATAGTAACATCGATCAAGGAAGCCCTTTAGGAGTAACAGCTGGGAAGAGAAAATCATCATCTGAAGAAGATAATGACAGTTATAGTTATAAAACTAGTCCTAAGAAACAAAAAACTAAAAGCAACAGAAAATTGAAACATACTTCTGATGAGAGCATTTCTAGGAAAAAATCTGTAAAGAAAGttttgaaaactaaaaataagaaagatttaaAGACTGATTCCCTTCAAGAATCTGAAGATGCTGAAATTAGTCCAAGTGAAAGTCAAAATATGGGAAAAAAGTCATCCAAgaagaacaaaaacaacattgaaagtGAAGCCaaaaaatctaaacaaaagaaaaaatcTGCCATTTTACCAAAGGGGCAGAAAAAAGGGAAGAGTAGTTTACccgaagatgatgatgatgatggtctTTTAGTAGATGCCACAGGTGGCAGTCAACAGTTTAGTCCAGTGGCGTTAAGCACACCTGCAACTGGACACAAAAAGAAGG TTTCCACCAAATTCGGAAGTGGCGTGTCGTTCCGTCATAGATCAATGCTGCCCGAGGATAATGGTTCTTGTTATCTCA GTGGAATGAATGTAGAGGTCGAGGTGGAGCCGTTGTCGGACCTGACTCCGTGTATCTCTCGCCCTGGGGCTGCCCGCAAGTCACGTGGCCGCCGGGTCACCATCTGCCCCGAAAAACCTCAGGAAAATGTTATCCAAGGAGATGGACCAGAAGAATCTGAGGACTGGCAGGAACAGGATATGAGGACATTTGTAGCCAAAAAGTTCCGACACAGCATGGGATTGTCTG TGACTGGGTTACCAGATACTGACTCAACCCCACAACACATATGTGAGACAACTCGGCGCGAGTCAGTGAAAGGGTCTGCTGAATGTACTGAAAATGGCATCATAATATCTGGCCTTA tCCACCCAGAGGAGTCTGTTGACGGACTCCGGCGCTCAAAGAGAACACGCCTGCGTCCCATCGCCTGGTACAAGAATGAGAGGGTCGTCGTTGAATTATCTGACGAGTCAG GTCCAAGAATTGTTGGTGTAAAACCAGCCAGTATAGACCATCATATGAAGATAATGGAGGAAAAACGCAAGAAAAGGAAGCTCATGTTCCAGA TCCGCAAGCAAAGTACCAGAAGCAAGGATTTGAAGCAGAGGAAGTTGTCGATCCATGGATCTCTGCCGGATGATGCTGTAGAGGATCCGGATGTCTATGTTTCTTGCGTCAACCAGGCCACAGGGGCCGAGGATGATATTG AATGCATTGCCAAGGTGGACAGGTTCAAGCCAACCGGTCCCAACCAGAGGAGCCCCACGTCCCGAGACCCATATCTGCTCACCCACCAGTTAAATCACCACTGTATGTCGTTGGGGAAGCTAGAACTTCGGCCTCATGCAACCAAGCCAGACCATCTCAATGTCCATGACTTTGTG TGTTTTTCCATAGAGTATGGGAAAGTTCTGGTGAAGATCCACCAGACAGCTACTGTGTTGGAGACAGGTGATTCTTTCCTCGTCCCAGTGG GTAACACGTACAGCATCAAGAATCTGCGAGATGATGATGCGAGACTGGGATTTGTGGTTGGGAAAAGCTCCAGTATAGCAGAGACCGCCAGCTTACAAGACGACACCAGCTGA